From a region of the Streptacidiphilus albus JL83 genome:
- a CDS encoding polynucleotide kinase-phosphatase, producing the protein MSHDDASSGKRELAVPDLSLVVLIGTTGSGKSSFAARHFRPTEVLSSDACRGLVADDTNDQSASGDAFDVLHYIAGKRLAAGRLTVVDATNVQSEARKQLIDLARAHDVLPVAIVLDVPPDVCAARNAARPDRAGMGAHVIPRHQRELRRSLRSLEREGFRKVHHLRGEAEVEAAEIVYEKRYNDLRHLTGPFDIVGDIHGCRAELVTLLGRLGYAVAFDDEGRAVDAVHPEGRTAVFVGDLVDRGPDSPGVLRLVMGMVGAGHAVCVPGNHENKLGRYLAGRKVTVSHGLQETVDQLAAETPEFVAEVRRFITDLVSHYLLDGGNLVVCHAGLPEKYHGRTSGRVRSFALYGDTTGETDEYGLPVRYPWAEEYRGRALVVYGHTPTPTASFVNNTVCLDTGCVFGGRMTALRYPERELVDVPAEQVWYEPVRPLITDAPGAREGRPLALTDVAGRRIVETAQHGRVAVREENAAAALEVMSRFALDPRLLAYLPPTMAPVATSRRGGYLEHPEEAFAGYLAEGVREVVCEEKHMGSRAVVLLGRDGPALDKRFGAVPPGGGAIWTRTGRSFLDGDELTAAVLDRLRAAAVAAGLFDELDSDWLLLDAELMPWSLKALGLLRRQYAAVGAAAGAALPAALAALAQARARDAGPELAELAERQQLRHADAAAFTEAYRRYCWPVDGLEGIKLAPFQLLAAEGQNLAVRPHDQHLGWIDRLVAADPSGLLRGTGRLLVDTGDERSTAAAIQWWEELTGSGGEGMVVKPLAALVRPEGGRLVQPGVKVRGREYLRIIYGPDYTLPANLDRLRSRSLGHKRSLALREYALGLEALDRLAAGEPLWRVHEAVFAVLALESEPVDPRL; encoded by the coding sequence ATGAGCCACGACGACGCGAGCAGCGGCAAGCGCGAGCTCGCCGTGCCCGACCTCTCCCTGGTCGTGCTCATCGGCACCACCGGCTCCGGCAAGTCCAGCTTCGCCGCCCGGCACTTCCGGCCGACCGAGGTGCTGTCCTCCGACGCCTGCCGCGGTCTGGTCGCGGACGACACCAACGACCAGTCCGCCTCCGGCGACGCCTTCGACGTGCTCCACTACATCGCCGGCAAGCGGCTCGCGGCCGGTCGGCTGACGGTCGTCGACGCCACCAACGTCCAGTCGGAGGCCCGGAAGCAGCTGATCGACCTGGCCCGCGCCCACGACGTGCTGCCGGTCGCGATCGTGCTCGACGTGCCGCCGGACGTCTGCGCGGCCCGCAACGCCGCCCGCCCCGACCGGGCCGGCATGGGCGCCCATGTGATCCCCCGGCACCAGCGCGAACTGCGGCGCTCGCTGCGCTCGCTGGAGCGCGAGGGCTTCCGCAAGGTGCACCACCTGCGCGGGGAGGCCGAGGTCGAGGCCGCCGAGATCGTCTACGAGAAGCGCTACAACGACCTGCGGCACCTCACCGGGCCCTTCGATATCGTCGGCGACATCCACGGCTGCCGGGCGGAGCTGGTCACCCTGCTCGGCCGGCTCGGCTATGCCGTCGCCTTCGACGACGAGGGCCGCGCCGTCGACGCGGTGCACCCCGAGGGCCGCACCGCCGTCTTCGTCGGCGACCTGGTCGACCGGGGGCCGGACAGCCCCGGCGTGCTGCGGCTGGTGATGGGCATGGTCGGCGCCGGACACGCCGTCTGCGTGCCCGGCAACCACGAGAACAAGCTCGGCCGCTACCTGGCCGGACGCAAGGTGACGGTCAGCCACGGCCTCCAGGAGACGGTGGACCAGCTCGCCGCCGAGACCCCCGAGTTCGTCGCCGAGGTCCGCCGCTTCATCACCGACCTGGTCAGCCACTACCTCCTGGACGGCGGCAACCTGGTGGTCTGCCACGCCGGGCTGCCGGAGAAGTACCACGGCCGCACCTCGGGCCGGGTCCGCTCGTTCGCGCTCTACGGCGACACCACCGGCGAGACCGACGAGTACGGCCTGCCGGTGCGCTACCCGTGGGCCGAGGAGTACCGGGGCCGCGCCCTGGTGGTCTACGGCCACACCCCGACCCCGACCGCCTCCTTCGTCAACAACACCGTCTGCCTGGACACCGGCTGCGTCTTCGGCGGACGGATGACCGCGCTCCGCTACCCGGAGCGCGAGCTGGTCGACGTCCCGGCCGAGCAGGTCTGGTACGAGCCGGTGCGCCCGCTGATCACCGACGCGCCCGGTGCCCGCGAAGGCCGCCCGCTGGCGCTCACCGACGTGGCGGGGCGCCGGATCGTCGAGACCGCCCAGCACGGCCGGGTCGCCGTCCGGGAGGAGAACGCCGCCGCCGCACTGGAGGTGATGAGCCGTTTCGCGCTCGACCCCCGGCTGCTCGCCTACCTGCCGCCGACCATGGCCCCGGTCGCGACCTCCCGCCGCGGGGGCTACCTGGAGCACCCCGAGGAGGCCTTCGCCGGCTACCTCGCCGAGGGCGTGCGCGAGGTGGTCTGCGAGGAGAAGCACATGGGCTCGCGCGCGGTCGTGCTGCTCGGCCGGGACGGGCCGGCGCTCGACAAGCGCTTCGGCGCGGTCCCGCCCGGTGGCGGCGCGATCTGGACCCGCACCGGCCGCTCCTTCCTCGACGGCGACGAGCTGACCGCCGCCGTGCTGGACCGGCTGCGCGCCGCCGCCGTGGCCGCCGGGCTCTTCGACGAGCTCGACAGCGACTGGCTGCTGCTGGACGCCGAGCTGATGCCCTGGTCGTTGAAGGCGCTCGGGCTGCTGCGCCGTCAGTACGCCGCCGTCGGCGCGGCGGCCGGCGCCGCGCTGCCCGCCGCCCTGGCGGCACTGGCGCAGGCCCGTGCCCGGGACGCCGGCCCCGAACTGGCCGAACTGGCCGAGCGCCAGCAGCTCCGGCACGCCGACGCCGCCGCCTTCACCGAGGCCTACCGGCGCTACTGCTGGCCGGTCGACGGCCTGGAAGGGATCAAGCTCGCCCCGTTCCAGCTGCTCGCCGCCGAGGGGCAGAACCTCGCCGTCCGTCCGCACGACCAGCACCTCGGCTGGATCGACCGGCTGGTCGCCGCCGACCCGAGCGGACTGCTGCGCGGCACCGGCCGACTGCTGGTGGACACCGGCGACGAGCGGTCCACCGCCGCCGCGATCCAGTGGTGGGAGGAGCTGACCGGCTCGGGCGGCGAGGGCATGGTGGTCAAGCCGCTGGCCGCGCTGGTCCGCCCGGAGGGCGGCCGACTGGTCCAGCCCGGCGTGAAGGTCCGCGGACGCGAGTACCTGCGGATCATCTACGGCCCGGACTACACCCTGCCCGCCAACCTGGACCGGCTGCGCTCGCGCTCGCTGGGCCACAAGCGCTCGCTCGCGCTGCGCGAGTACGCCCTGGGCCTGGAGGCCCTGGACCGGCTCGCGGCCGGCGAGCCGCTGTGGCGGGTGCACGAGGCGGTCTTCGCCGTCCTCGCCCTGGAGTCGGAGCCGGTCGACCCCCGGCTCTGA
- the argF gene encoding ornithine carbamoyltransferase — translation MAFNLRNRHFLKELDFTPQEFRFLLDLSAQLKAAKYAGTEQPRLRGKNIALIFEKGSTRTRCSFEVAAADQGAHTTYLDPSGSHLGAKESVKDSARVLGRMFDGIEYRGHGQAIVEELAEYAGVPVWNGLTDEWHPTQMLADVLTVQEHSSKPLAEVALAYLGDARNNMGNSLLVTGALLGMDIRIVAPKQLWPTAEVRAEAEALAVASGARITVTEDVAAGVAGADFLYTDVWVSMGEPKEVWAERIELLMPYQVSMDTVRATGNPAVKFLHCLPAFHDLGTEVARQLHATTGHTELEVTDELFESPHSIVFDQAENRLHTIKAIMVATLGD, via the coding sequence ATGGCCTTCAACCTGCGCAACCGGCACTTCCTCAAGGAGCTGGACTTCACCCCCCAGGAGTTCCGCTTCCTGCTCGACCTGTCGGCCCAGCTGAAGGCGGCCAAGTACGCGGGCACCGAGCAGCCCCGGCTGCGCGGCAAGAACATCGCCCTGATCTTCGAGAAGGGCTCCACCCGGACCCGTTGCTCCTTCGAGGTCGCCGCCGCCGACCAGGGGGCGCACACCACCTACCTCGACCCGAGCGGCTCGCACCTGGGCGCGAAGGAGTCGGTCAAGGACAGTGCCCGGGTGCTGGGCCGGATGTTCGACGGCATCGAGTACCGGGGCCACGGCCAGGCGATCGTCGAGGAGCTGGCCGAGTACGCCGGCGTCCCGGTCTGGAACGGGCTCACCGACGAGTGGCACCCGACCCAGATGCTGGCCGACGTGCTGACCGTCCAGGAGCACAGCAGCAAGCCCCTGGCCGAGGTGGCCCTCGCCTACCTCGGCGACGCCCGCAACAACATGGGCAACTCGCTGCTGGTCACCGGTGCGCTGCTGGGCATGGACATCCGGATCGTCGCGCCGAAGCAGCTGTGGCCGACGGCCGAGGTCCGGGCGGAGGCCGAGGCGCTGGCCGTCGCCAGCGGGGCGAGGATCACCGTCACCGAGGACGTCGCGGCCGGGGTCGCGGGCGCGGACTTCCTCTACACCGACGTCTGGGTGTCGATGGGGGAGCCGAAGGAGGTCTGGGCCGAGCGGATCGAGCTGCTGATGCCGTACCAGGTGTCGATGGACACGGTCCGCGCCACCGGCAACCCGGCCGTGAAGTTCCTCCACTGCCTGCCGGCCTTCCACGACCTCGGCACCGAGGTGGCCCGGCAGCTCCACGCGACCACCGGCCACACCGAGCTGGAGGTCACCGACGAGCTGTTCGAGTCGCCGCACTCGATCGTCTTCGACCAGGCGGAGAACCGGCTGCACACCATCAAGGCGATCATGGTCGCCACCCTGGGCGACTGA
- a CDS encoding YbhB/YbcL family Raf kinase inhibitor-like protein, producing MGVRTAAGLAAGVLVALGAAGCGGPGGAAAGPAAPSAPSSAPPSAAPAVLTVTSSAFTDNGPIPLRYSCDGKSQIPPLSWTGVPKGTGWLAVTVDDNSTYPVVHHWYVVDIPPGTSGITPGGPLPGRTVEGWLAPCPGGGATDDYVFTVYALPKDYRPTRLGESLVYDATGLAAHALAMGTVNGSVTGSV from the coding sequence GTGGGGGTTCGGACGGCGGCGGGGCTGGCGGCCGGGGTGCTGGTCGCCCTCGGGGCGGCCGGCTGCGGCGGACCGGGCGGAGCGGCGGCCGGACCCGCCGCACCCTCCGCGCCTTCGTCCGCGCCGCCGTCAGCCGCCCCGGCCGTGCTCACCGTCACCAGCAGCGCCTTCACCGACAACGGCCCGATCCCGCTCCGGTACTCCTGCGACGGGAAGAGCCAGATTCCGCCGCTCTCCTGGACCGGCGTGCCCAAGGGCACCGGCTGGCTGGCGGTCACGGTCGACGACAACAGCACCTACCCGGTGGTGCACCACTGGTACGTGGTCGACATCCCGCCCGGCACCAGCGGCATCACCCCCGGCGGCCCGCTCCCGGGGCGCACGGTCGAGGGCTGGCTCGCCCCCTGTCCGGGCGGCGGCGCGACCGACGACTACGTCTTCACCGTCTACGCCCTGCCGAAGGACTACCGGCCGACCCGGCTGGGCGAGTCCCTGGTCTACGACGCCACCGGACTGGCCGCCCACGCGCTGGCCATGGGCACCGTCAACGGCAGCGTCACCGGCTCGGTGTGA
- the acnA gene encoding aconitate hydratase AcnA, protein MRPEPGRGEKHRETVVSANSFDARSSLQVGDESYEIFKLDKVEGAKRLPYSLKVLLENLLRTEDGANITADHISALGNWDASAQPNQEIQFTPARVIMQDFTGVPCVVDLATMREAVKELGGDPAKINPLAPAELVIDHSVIADKFGTKDSFTQNVEIEYGRNKERYQFLRWGQTAFDEFKVVPPGTGIVHQVNIEHLARTVMVRNGQAYPDTCVGTDSHTTMVNGLGVLGWGVGGIEAEAAMLGQPVSMLIPRVVGFKLNGALPAGATATDLVLTITEMLRKHGVVGKFVEFYGAGVSSIPLANRATIGNMSPEFGSTCAIFPIDAETISYLKLTGRSEQQLALVEAYAKAQGLWHDPSVEPVYSEYIELDLATVVPSIAGPKRPQDRVVLAEAADRFKVAVRDYIAVDDESGKESFPASDSPAVSNGIHRPTLVTSPDGTSYEIDNGAVVIASITSCTNTSNPSVMLGAALLAKKAVEKGLHAKPWVKTTLAPGSKVVMDYYEKAGLIPYMEKLGFDLVGYGCVTCIGNSGPLIEEVSAAINEHDLAAVSVLSGNRNFEGRINPDVKMNYLASPPLVVAYAIAGNMNVDITKDALGTDADGKPVYLADIWPTEQEIADVVASSIDAEMFSKDYADVFAGDQRWQSLPIPTGNTFEWDAESTYVRKPPYFEGMAHEPSPVTDITGARVLAKLGDSVTTDHISPASNIKPGTPAAQYLTEHGVEKRDFNSFGSRRGNHEVMIRGTFANIRLRNQIAPGTEGGYTRDFTQAEGPVSFIYDAAQNYQAAGVPLVVLAGKEYGSGSSRDWAAKGTALLGVKAVIAESYERIHRSNLIGMGVLPLQFPEGASADSLGLTGEETFAITGVTALNDGGVPETVRVQAGDVAFDAKVRIDTPGEADYYRNGGILQYVLRSLIAK, encoded by the coding sequence ATGCGCCCGGAGCCCGGGCGCGGAGAGAAACATAGGGAGACAGTCGTGTCCGCCAACAGCTTCGACGCCCGCAGCTCGCTGCAGGTGGGCGACGAGTCGTACGAGATCTTCAAGCTGGACAAGGTCGAGGGCGCGAAGCGCCTCCCCTACAGCCTGAAGGTGCTCCTGGAGAACCTGCTCCGCACCGAGGACGGCGCGAACATCACCGCCGACCACATCAGCGCCCTGGGCAACTGGGACGCGTCGGCGCAGCCGAACCAGGAGATCCAGTTCACCCCTGCCCGCGTGATCATGCAGGACTTCACCGGCGTCCCCTGCGTGGTCGACCTCGCCACCATGCGCGAGGCGGTCAAGGAGCTCGGCGGCGACCCGGCGAAGATCAACCCGCTGGCCCCGGCCGAGCTGGTCATCGACCACTCCGTCATCGCCGACAAGTTCGGCACCAAGGACTCGTTCACCCAGAACGTCGAGATCGAGTACGGCCGCAACAAGGAGCGCTACCAGTTCCTGCGCTGGGGCCAGACCGCCTTCGACGAGTTCAAGGTCGTCCCCCCGGGCACCGGCATCGTCCACCAGGTCAACATCGAGCACCTGGCCCGCACGGTCATGGTCCGCAACGGCCAGGCCTACCCGGACACCTGCGTCGGCACCGACTCGCACACCACCATGGTCAACGGCCTGGGCGTGCTCGGCTGGGGCGTCGGCGGCATCGAGGCCGAGGCCGCGATGCTGGGCCAGCCGGTCTCCATGCTGATCCCGCGCGTGGTCGGCTTCAAGCTCAACGGCGCGCTGCCGGCCGGGGCCACCGCCACCGACCTGGTGCTCACCATCACCGAGATGCTGCGCAAGCACGGCGTGGTCGGCAAGTTCGTCGAGTTCTACGGCGCGGGCGTCTCCTCGATCCCGCTGGCCAACCGCGCCACCATCGGCAACATGTCGCCGGAGTTCGGCTCCACCTGCGCGATCTTCCCGATCGACGCCGAGACCATCTCCTACCTCAAGCTGACCGGCCGCAGCGAGCAGCAGCTCGCCCTGGTCGAGGCCTACGCCAAGGCCCAGGGCCTGTGGCACGACCCGTCGGTCGAGCCGGTCTACTCCGAGTACATCGAGCTGGACCTGGCCACGGTCGTCCCCTCGATCGCCGGCCCGAAGCGCCCGCAGGACCGGGTCGTGCTGGCCGAGGCGGCCGACCGCTTCAAGGTCGCCGTGCGCGACTACATCGCGGTGGACGACGAGTCGGGCAAGGAGTCCTTCCCGGCCTCCGACTCCCCGGCGGTCTCCAACGGCATCCACAGGCCGACCCTGGTCACCTCGCCCGACGGCACGTCCTACGAGATCGACAACGGCGCGGTCGTGATCGCCTCGATCACCTCCTGCACCAACACCTCCAACCCCTCGGTGATGCTGGGCGCGGCCCTGCTCGCCAAGAAGGCCGTGGAGAAGGGCCTGCACGCCAAGCCGTGGGTCAAGACCACCCTGGCCCCCGGGTCCAAGGTCGTCATGGACTACTACGAGAAGGCCGGCCTGATCCCCTACATGGAGAAGCTGGGCTTCGACCTGGTCGGCTACGGCTGCGTCACCTGCATCGGCAACTCCGGCCCGCTGATCGAGGAGGTCTCGGCGGCGATCAACGAGCACGACCTCGCGGCCGTCTCGGTGCTCTCCGGCAACCGCAACTTCGAGGGCCGGATCAACCCCGACGTCAAGATGAACTACCTGGCGTCCCCGCCGCTGGTCGTCGCCTACGCGATCGCCGGCAACATGAACGTGGACATCACCAAGGACGCCCTGGGCACCGACGCCGACGGCAAGCCGGTCTACCTGGCCGACATCTGGCCGACCGAGCAGGAGATCGCCGACGTCGTGGCCTCCTCGATCGACGCGGAGATGTTCTCCAAGGACTACGCGGACGTCTTCGCCGGCGACCAGCGCTGGCAGTCGCTGCCGATCCCCACCGGCAACACCTTCGAGTGGGACGCCGAGTCCACCTACGTCCGGAAGCCCCCGTACTTCGAGGGCATGGCGCACGAGCCGAGCCCGGTCACCGACATCACCGGCGCCCGGGTGCTGGCCAAGCTGGGCGACTCGGTCACCACCGACCACATCTCCCCGGCGAGCAACATCAAGCCGGGCACCCCGGCCGCGCAGTACCTCACCGAGCACGGCGTGGAGAAGCGCGACTTCAACTCCTTCGGCTCGCGTCGCGGCAACCACGAGGTGATGATCCGCGGCACCTTCGCCAACATCCGGCTGCGCAACCAGATCGCCCCGGGCACGGAGGGCGGCTACACCCGCGACTTCACCCAGGCCGAGGGACCGGTGTCGTTCATCTACGACGCCGCGCAGAACTACCAGGCCGCCGGCGTCCCGCTGGTGGTCCTGGCCGGCAAGGAGTACGGCTCGGGCTCGTCCCGCGACTGGGCCGCCAAGGGCACGGCGCTGCTGGGCGTCAAGGCCGTCATCGCCGAGTCCTACGAGCGCATCCACCGCTCGAACCTGATCGGCATGGGCGTGCTGCCGCTGCAGTTCCCCGAGGGCGCCAGCGCCGACTCGCTCGGCCTGACCGGCGAGGAGACCTTCGCCATCACCGGCGTCACCGCGCTGAACGACGGCGGCGTCCCGGAGACCGTGCGGGTCCAGGCCGGCGACGTGGCGTTCGACGCCAAGGTCCGGATCGACACCCCCGGTGAGGCCGACTACTACCGCAACGGCGGCATCCTGCAGTACGTGCTGCGCTCGCTGATCGCCAAGTAG
- a CDS encoding GNAT family N-acetyltransferase, translating into MHPQPASANRNPGPAARAAAFRSSFARRQAAAVTEAVGGFVVADPALPRSNEHNQLVLDGTAAPEAVLAALEGPLGHRQVSVLTGELGDLCTPLLTAAGYTRDDELVLVHTGPLPPLGERTPDGAAAGGVRSVEPEELRAAVKREQRRWNPDGDAELLRQLAGRGGTRRRGAPEVLFLASRAADGEPAAWADLYLDPAAGIAQIEGVVTAERYSRRGHADAVLADGLRRAAAAGCGLFFLVADANDWPRHWYARRGFTEVGRSHRFYRPR; encoded by the coding sequence ATGCACCCCCAGCCCGCATCCGCAAACCGGAACCCCGGACCCGCCGCCCGCGCCGCCGCGTTCCGCAGCTCCTTCGCCCGGCGCCAGGCCGCCGCGGTCACCGAGGCCGTCGGCGGCTTCGTGGTGGCCGACCCGGCCCTGCCCCGCTCCAACGAGCACAACCAGCTGGTGCTCGACGGCACCGCCGCCCCGGAGGCCGTCCTGGCGGCGCTGGAGGGGCCACTGGGGCACCGGCAGGTCTCCGTGCTGACGGGGGAGCTCGGGGACCTCTGCACGCCGCTGCTGACCGCTGCGGGCTACACCCGCGACGACGAGCTGGTGCTGGTCCACACCGGTCCGCTCCCGCCGCTCGGGGAGCGGACCCCCGACGGGGCCGCCGCCGGCGGCGTGCGGAGCGTCGAACCGGAGGAGCTGCGGGCGGCGGTCAAGCGGGAGCAGCGGCGCTGGAATCCGGACGGCGACGCGGAGCTCCTCCGGCAGTTGGCCGGCCGGGGCGGGACCCGCCGCCGGGGTGCGCCGGAGGTGCTGTTCCTGGCCTCCCGGGCGGCCGACGGCGAACCGGCCGCCTGGGCCGACCTCTACCTCGACCCGGCGGCGGGCATCGCCCAGATCGAGGGGGTGGTGACGGCCGAGCGGTACAGCCGGCGCGGCCACGCCGACGCCGTCCTCGCCGACGGGCTGCGCCGCGCCGCCGCGGCCGGCTGCGGGCTGTTCTTCCTGGTGGCCGACGCCAACGACTGGCCGCGCCACTGGTACGCCCGCCGGGGCTTCACCGAGGTCGGCCGCTCCCACCGGTTCTACCGGCCCCGCTGA
- a CDS encoding ROK family transcriptional regulator: protein MDTPGSQSSLHRANLERVLRAVRMAGSLTQAEIARSTGLSAATVSNIVRELKEAGTVVVTPTSSGGRRARSVSLSADAGIVVGVDFGHSHLRVAVGNLAHRVLAEESEPIDTDASADEGFGRAEALVTRLLEQTGFRTEKVIGVGLGVPGPIDGETGALGSTAILPGWTGIAPGQELSARLGMQVYVDNDANLGALGELVWGAGRGLSDLAYIKVASGVGAGLVISGQIYRGPGGTAGEIGHITLDESGPVCRCGNRGCLETFVAARHILNLLSSSHGADLTVPKVVQLAQRGDLGCRRVLADAGRQIGTGVANLCNLLNPRRVILGGDLAEAGDLVLDPIRESVARYAIPSAARQLSVVPGTLGGRAEVLGALALVMSEMGDSGALPATEGRGLGHSVAVLPSGR, encoded by the coding sequence GTGGACACGCCGGGATCGCAGTCTTCGCTGCATCGGGCCAACCTGGAACGGGTGCTGAGGGCGGTCCGGATGGCCGGCTCGCTCACCCAGGCCGAGATCGCCAGGAGTACCGGACTCTCGGCCGCGACGGTGTCGAACATCGTTCGCGAGCTGAAGGAGGCCGGGACCGTCGTGGTCACGCCGACGTCCTCGGGCGGAAGGCGGGCGCGCAGCGTCTCGCTGAGCGCCGACGCCGGGATCGTGGTCGGCGTCGACTTCGGCCACTCGCACCTCCGGGTGGCGGTCGGGAACCTGGCGCACCGGGTGCTCGCGGAGGAGAGCGAGCCGATCGACACCGACGCCTCCGCCGACGAGGGCTTCGGCCGGGCGGAGGCGCTGGTGACCCGGCTGCTGGAGCAGACCGGCTTCCGGACCGAGAAGGTGATCGGCGTCGGCCTCGGCGTCCCCGGCCCCATCGACGGTGAGACCGGGGCCCTCGGCTCGACCGCGATCCTGCCCGGATGGACCGGTATAGCCCCTGGCCAGGAGCTGTCCGCCCGCCTCGGCATGCAGGTCTACGTGGACAACGACGCCAACCTCGGCGCGCTCGGCGAGCTGGTCTGGGGGGCCGGTCGCGGGCTCTCCGACCTGGCCTACATCAAGGTCGCCAGCGGCGTCGGCGCGGGCCTGGTGATCTCCGGCCAGATATACCGCGGACCCGGCGGCACGGCGGGCGAGATCGGGCACATCACCCTGGACGAGTCCGGTCCGGTCTGCCGCTGCGGCAACCGCGGCTGCCTGGAGACCTTCGTCGCCGCCCGGCACATCCTGAACCTGCTCAGCAGCAGCCACGGGGCCGATCTGACGGTCCCGAAGGTGGTGCAGCTGGCCCAGCGCGGAGACCTCGGCTGCCGGCGGGTGCTGGCCGACGCGGGGCGGCAGATCGGCACCGGCGTGGCCAACCTCTGCAACCTGCTGAACCCGCGCCGGGTGATCCTCGGCGGCGACCTGGCCGAGGCCGGGGACCTGGTGCTGGACCCGATCCGCGAATCGGTCGCCCGGTACGCGATCCCGAGCGCCGCCCGGCAGCTCTCGGTGGTGCCGGGGACCCTGGGCGGCCGGGCCGAGGTTCTTGGAGCCTTGGCGCTGGTGATGTCCGAGATGGGTGACTCTGGGGCATTGCCCGCCACGGAGGGTAGGGGACTGGGCCATTCGGTTGCAGTCTTGCCTTCAGGAAGATAA
- a CDS encoding substrate-binding domain-containing protein, whose product MNMTVRRTVIATAAVSMALGVAACGKAGSSSSSSSASSSAKSGSTSSAGGKIGLLLPESSTTRYEQFDKPLIEKQISSLCPSCQVIYDNAQSSASTQNQQVSSMISQGVKVLIIDPVDNVGIKAALAQASAAGIKIVSYDRLSEGPVDAYVSYDNEKVGELQGATLLQELGAKAIPSTKIVEIDGDPSDPNAAQFKAGFLSAVKGKVDIAYDATGLWNTQTAATKMSAAISQLGAKNIAAVYSANDGMADGIEPVLQNNGIAGIPLSGQDAQISAIQRILAGTQSFTIFKDYAPEAAAAGTLAVDLLNGTSISSTATATSTSGSGQSVPSDILTPVVVNKANVKTAIFGTGGLYTAAQVCTGAFAADCTAAGIS is encoded by the coding sequence ATGAACATGACCGTGCGTCGCACTGTTATCGCTACCGCCGCCGTTTCCATGGCCCTGGGCGTTGCTGCTTGTGGCAAGGCCGGTAGCTCCTCCAGCAGCTCCAGCGCGTCGAGCTCTGCCAAGTCCGGCTCCACCAGCTCGGCCGGCGGCAAGATCGGCCTGCTGCTCCCCGAGAGCAGCACCACCCGCTACGAGCAGTTCGACAAGCCGCTCATCGAGAAGCAGATCTCTTCGCTGTGCCCGAGCTGCCAGGTCATCTACGACAACGCGCAGAGCTCGGCGAGCACGCAGAACCAGCAGGTCAGCTCGATGATCAGCCAGGGCGTCAAGGTCCTCATCATCGACCCGGTCGACAATGTCGGCATCAAGGCGGCGCTGGCGCAGGCGTCCGCGGCCGGTATCAAGATCGTCTCCTACGACCGCCTCTCCGAGGGCCCGGTCGACGCCTACGTCTCGTACGACAACGAGAAGGTCGGTGAGCTCCAGGGTGCCACCCTCCTCCAGGAGCTGGGTGCCAAGGCCATTCCCTCCACCAAGATCGTCGAGATCGACGGCGACCCGAGCGACCCGAACGCGGCCCAGTTCAAGGCCGGCTTCCTGAGCGCGGTCAAGGGCAAGGTCGACATCGCCTACGACGCCACCGGTCTGTGGAACACCCAGACCGCCGCCACCAAGATGTCCGCCGCGATCAGCCAGCTGGGCGCGAAGAACATCGCGGCCGTCTACTCCGCCAACGACGGCATGGCCGACGGCATCGAGCCGGTCCTGCAGAACAACGGCATCGCGGGCATCCCGCTCAGCGGCCAGGACGCCCAGATCAGCGCCATCCAGCGGATCCTGGCGGGCACCCAGTCCTTCACCATCTTCAAGGACTACGCCCCCGAGGCCGCCGCCGCCGGCACCCTGGCCGTCGACCTGCTGAACGGCACCTCGATCAGCAGCACCGCCACCGCCACCTCCACCAGCGGCTCCGGCCAGAGCGTCCCCTCGGACATCCTGACCCCGGTCGTGGTGAACAAGGCCAACGTGAAGACCGCCATCTTCGGCACCGGCGGCCTCTACACCGCCGCCCAGGTCTGCACCGGCGCCTTCGCCGCGGACTGCACCGCCGCCGGCATCAGCTAG
- a CDS encoding ATP-binding cassette domain-containing protein, producing the protein MASAPVLALRGISKRFGAVQALTEVELEVHAGEVVALVGDNGAGKSTLVKTIAGVHPIDEGVIEWEGSPVSINRPQDAQHLGVATVYQDLALCDNLDVVANLYLGRELRNFGVLDEVSMEQKARELLTTLSIRIPSVRIPIAGLSGGQRQVVAIARALIGDPKVVILDEPTAALGVEQTAQVLDLVERLRERGLGVILISHNMADVRAVADTVAVLRLGRNNGIFPVQETTHETIIAAITGATDNAVTRRQARTAEASK; encoded by the coding sequence ATGGCAAGCGCACCCGTACTGGCGCTGCGCGGCATCTCCAAGCGGTTCGGCGCCGTCCAGGCGCTGACCGAGGTCGAACTGGAGGTCCACGCGGGCGAGGTTGTCGCACTGGTCGGTGACAACGGCGCCGGAAAGTCCACGCTGGTCAAGACCATCGCCGGGGTCCATCCGATCGACGAGGGAGTCATCGAGTGGGAGGGCTCCCCGGTCAGCATCAACCGGCCGCAGGACGCCCAGCACCTCGGCGTCGCCACCGTCTACCAGGACCTGGCGCTCTGCGACAACCTCGACGTCGTCGCCAACCTCTACCTCGGCCGTGAGCTGCGCAACTTCGGCGTGCTCGACGAGGTGAGCATGGAGCAGAAGGCCCGCGAGCTGCTCACCACGCTGTCGATCCGGATCCCGAGCGTCCGGATCCCGATCGCCGGCCTCTCCGGCGGTCAGCGCCAGGTCGTGGCCATCGCCCGCGCCCTGATCGGCGACCCCAAGGTCGTCATCCTGGACGAGCCCACCGCGGCCCTCGGCGTCGAGCAGACCGCCCAGGTCCTCGACCTGGTCGAGCGGCTCCGCGAGCGCGGCCTCGGCGTGATCCTCATCAGCCACAACATGGCCGATGTCCGCGCCGTCGCCGACACCGTCGCGGTGCTGCGGCTCGGCCGCAACAACGGCATCTTCCCGGTCCAGGAGACCACCCACGAGACCATCATCGCCGCGATCACCGGGGCCACCGACAACGCGGTGACCCGGCGTCAGGCACGCACGGCGGAGGCATCGAAGTGA